The genomic DNA TGCATTTTCGAGTGTTGATCTACTTTTATGAAGTCTATAGTCAAAGCTGGTCTTACATTTTTCAATGTCCTATGAAAGAACATTTGTGCCCCTTTTTCGttgataacaaaatattttttttagaaaaaattgctCTAAATTTTGACCTATGTTTGACACCTGCTTTGAGAGTCATCCTCCATTTCAGATTTTCTGAACATGATGAATCAAACAAAGTTTCAGAGCCGTCGTTCATATTTTATGATCTATAACTAGATTTATATAGAGGACAAGATTTTTCTGACCATCAtcatttcttattatttttgcAGTGACTACATGCAATGAAGAAGGTGTTGCTATATCTCTACTCCGCAACAATAAGTTCGACATTGCTATGATACAAGCTAATAATTCAAATGGTGATAGGATCCGGTGTATCTCGGAAATCGGATCAGAAATGGATCTTGCAATAATCAGTAAGAACCTaatcatatatgattttttttaatcaaagtatttaattatcatgtgATTTACATTGGACTAAGAGTAGTTTCAGAATGCAACAACAAAAGCCTCCTTTTTTAACCCGCAGTGATATCTAAAGACGACTCGATACAATCGGTGGTCAAGTGGATGAGTACCGGTGCTATTGACTATCTCATAAAACCGATAAGACCCGATGATTTGCGGATAATATTTAAACACGTGGTAAAGAAGATGCTAGGAAGGAGGAGTCTTGTGACCGTAGAGGCAGAAGAGAAAGCAGCAGGTGAGAAGTCATCCTCGGTGGGAGATTCCACCATAAGAAACCCTAACAAGAGACAACGAAGTAGTTCCCCTAATGCAGAAGTCAACGAGGAGGATCATAATGATCATGATCGTGTTTGTGCTTCTAGCTCCAAGAAAAGACGGGTCGTGTGGGACGGTGAGCTTCACAAAAAGTTTCTAGACGCCGTGAATTTTCTGGGACACCATAGTGAGTCACAAACACTATTGTTCATAGTTACCATTTTCGGATTCATTATCTCTCTCAATAGATATGTATAAGTGTATAATTATGTGATAATTGGATTTTCATGCAGAAGCTGTTCCCAAGAAAATTTTAGAGATCATGAATGTTGAAAACATCAGTCGAGAAAACGTAGCCAGCCATCTCCAGGTAACGTTTCTTATTGTATGTATACTACACATCATTATATTGTTCAACAACCAAT from Camelina sativa cultivar DH55 chromosome 2, Cs, whole genome shotgun sequence includes the following:
- the LOC104751570 gene encoding putative two-component response regulator-like APRR4, whose translation is MAETLDHGGVPASDDGGGRPSRDHPNNISDMFPSNFPEGLRVLVFDEDPAYLLILERHLQEFQYQVTTCNEEGVAISLLRNNKFDIAMIQANNSNGDRIRCISEIGSEMDLAIIMISKDDSIQSVVKWMSTGAIDYLIKPIRPDDLRIIFKHVVKKMLGRRSLVTVEAEEKAAGEKSSSVGDSTIRNPNKRQRSSSPNAEVNEEDHNDHDRVCASSSKKRRVVWDGELHKKFLDAVNFLGHHKAVPKKILEIMNVENISRENVASHLQVTFLIVCILHIIILFNNQYIKSVH